A single window of Anomaloglossus baeobatrachus isolate aAnoBae1 chromosome 5, aAnoBae1.hap1, whole genome shotgun sequence DNA harbors:
- the LOC142310475 gene encoding tripartite motif-containing protein 75-like, which produces MATTDLRDEVSCSICLSVYTDPVTLRCGHNFCWDCISCLLDSQRDSRTYTCPDCRKEFSQRPSLYRNVTLRSIARHFQIPEGQHGKATVMCTYCLHCPVVAVTSCVLCEASLCGKHLDVHNKASEHVLIDPTVSLKNRKCSVHKKILEYYCSEDEMCICVYCRVDGDHTGHQVQSPDDASEEKKTKMTKVLETLTSKKTETEIKIQNLQERLIKQQEKASEIKGKVSTLFVDIRKQLENLEKRIINDIYRQEKRVSNVVSALIQELETKKNHLSKKMGQIEDLCQVTDPLLILQDPSCEDYIQYGQEDDEVLNDQKIEDTGDLDEAQIKKTIHDQVSDLTTHVNACLFLLDPLDLSLDVNTAANNLSISEDLKTAWVTSTDQEPPVCPERLLSIQTFSSGQHYWEVDTSQSGDWKLGVSYPFVDGVCEDSWCLWRNNDQCSAVHEKSVGPVALCSKLYCTSFGVFLDYEAGRLSFYQLGDPIRHLHTFSATFTEPLHASFWLNSKDSKAWVEIKT; this is translated from the coding sequence ATGGCGACCACTGATCTGAGGGACGAGGTGAGCTGCTCCATCTGCCTGAGTGTCTACACGGACCCCGTcaccctgagatgtggacacaacttctgctgGGACTGCATCAGTTGTCTGCTGGACTCACAGAGGGACTCCAGAACTTATACCTGCCCCGACTGTAGGAAGGAGTTCAGCCAGCGGCCATCGTTGTACAGGAACGTGACTCTGAGGAGCATAGCCAGACATTTCCAGATCCCCGAGGGTCAGCACGGTAAGGCCACGGTCATGTGTACTTACTGCCTGCACTGCCCCGTCGTTGCCGTGACCTCCTGCGTTTTGTGTGAAGCTTCTCTATGTGGAAAACACCTTGACGTCCACAACAAAGCTTCGGAACATGTCTTGATTGACCCAACCGTTTCCCTGAAGAACCGAAAATGCTCAGTCCACAAAAAGATCCTGGAGTATTACTGTTCCGAAGATGAGATGTGCATCTGCGTCTACTGTCGGGTCGATGGAGACCACACCGGCCACCAAGTTCAATCTCCAGATGACGCCTCTGAGGAGAAGAAGACAAAGATGACCAAAGTTCTGGAGACGTTGACCTCGAAGAAGACAGAAACTGAGATAAAAATTCAGAATCTCCAAGAGCGGCTAATAAAACAGCAGGAAAAAGCATCCGAGATCAAAGGTAAAGTCTCCACGCTGTTCGTAGACATCAGAAAACAACTGGAGAACTTGGAGAAACGTATCATCAATGACATCTACAGGCAGGAGAAACGGGTGTCAAACGTAGTTTCTGCTCTGATCCAAGAGCTGGAGACTAAAAAGAACCACCTGTCCAAGAAAATGGGTCAGATCGAGGATTTGTGCCAGGTGACTGATCCGTTACTTATCTTACAAGACCCCAGTTGTGAAGACTACATCCAATATGGTCAAGAGGATGATGAGGTCCTGAATGATCAGAAGATTGAAGATACAGGGGACCTTGATGAGGCCCAGATTAAGAAGACCATACATGACCAAGTATCTGATCTGACCACCCACGTCAACGCCTGCCTGTTTTTGTTGGATCCTTTGGACCTCTCGTTGGATGTAAACACAGCCGCTAATAACCTAAGTATATCGGAGGACTTGAAGACGGCATGGGTTACATCCACGGACCAAGAGCCACCAGTTTGCCCAGAGAGGCTTCTAAGTATCCAGACTTTTTCATCTGGGCAACATTACTGGGAGGTGGACACCAGTCAATCGGGAGACTGGAAGTTGGGTGTGAGCTACCCCTTTGTAGATGGTGTTTGTGAGGACTCCTGGTGCTTGTGGAGGAATAATGACCAGTGTTCAGCAGTGCATGAGAAAAGCGTTGGCCCCGTAGCGTTGTGCAGTAAACTGTATTGTACGTCGTTTGGGGTGTTTCTGGATTACGAGGCCGGACGGCTGTCCTTTTACCAGCTGGGTGACCCCATTAGACACTTGCACACTTTCTCTGCCACCTTCACCGAACCTCTTCATGCTTCATTCTGGTTAAATAGTAAAGACTCAAAAGCCTGGGTCGAAATCAAAACCTAA